Within Bifidobacterium dentium JCM 1195 = DSM 20436, the genomic segment ATTGAGAACGTGATACCGCACGTTCGCCTGGCTTTTAGAACGACGGCACCGATCCACTGCGACATGAATCGGATACAGCTGCCGGTATGAGCATTCCAAACCGTGCATGACCGCCGCACTTGCCCCGCAGAACAACCATTGTTCATGCCATTGCCCCAGCGAACGGATGACATGTCGCAACCGTTCATGCTGGTCAAGACGCTCCCAATACTCCTTGACCGCATATAGACCGCGATATACCCGCACAATACTGCCTTGCTTGACACGTCGCGAAACCACCTTGACATCCGTATCCCAGAACGGACGCATGCAACGTCGCTCCTGCTGCGCCTTCGCAATCAGGAGATTCAAAGAACAGTGCGCTTCTTTTTCACCCATTTGCGCAGTCTAAACGACCTGACCATGTCAAGACAAGTTGACGGTGCGGTCGGAAGGGCCGGGCTAAGGCACACGTGTGCGGCTCATTCGGACGAAATCAGGGAATTGGTGGCTCGTTTGGACGAAATCGGCCCTAATTTCGTCCAAACGGGCCACCAATTTCACGGAAACGTCCGATTGAACCGCCAAGAATGCCCGGCAGATTCCAAAACGCTTGGTGAAATCCTACTTCTTAACCCCACCGAACCGGCGGTCACGGTCAACATAGTGGCTGATGGAACGCCACAACACCTCACGGCCGCAGTCGGGGAAGAGCTCCGGCACGAAGTCGAGTTCGGCGTAGGCGGCCTCCCACGGCAGGAAGTTGGAGGTGCGCTGTTCGCCGGAAGTACGGATCACCAGATCGCAATCCGGAATGTCCGGATTGTACAGGTGATCGGCAATCATCTTTTCGGTCACACGGTCGCCGGAAATCCTGCCGTCACGCACCTCACGCGCGATGGCTGCGCAGGCGTCGGCGATTTCGGCACGGCCTCCATAATTCAGGCAGAACACCACATCGATGGTCTTGTTGTTCTTGGTGCGCTCCTGCGCCACCTCAAGTTCGTCGATGACGGACTTCCACAGTTTCGGGCGGCGACCGGACCAGCGCACGCGTACGCCCCACTCGTCCATCTGCGCCACACGACGGTGGATGATGTCACGCGAGAAGCCCATGAGGAAGCGCACCTCCTGAGGCGAGCGCTTCCAGTTCTCAGTGGAGAACGTGTACAGCGACAAGTAGCGTACGCCCGCCTCGATGGCACCGGCAATGGTGTCGAATACCACCGGTTCGGCGGCCTGATGGCCGTCGGTGCGGATCAATCCGCGCTGCTGCGCCCAACGACCGTTGCCGTCCATGATTACGCCCACATGGCGCGGTACCTTGTTCTTCGGGAAATCGGGAATAATCGACGGATCGGAAAAAGGAGCCGCCGGAATGTCAAGCGACTTGTAGTCCACGTTCTCAAAAGCCATACCCGCTAATCTAGCAAGCGCAGCGAACGAATCGGCCGCTCCAGATAGTACTCGCCCCATTTTTCCACCAATTGGCGGGTTTCGGCGGTCAGTGGTGCCGTATCCAACTCTCCCCAATCGCCGTCGACCAGCGCCTGCATCTGGCAGAGTGTGTTCCAAGGAATCAGCGTGGATTCCGGAGTGTGGTCGGCGGAGCACATCACGCCACCGGCTGGAATCGAAAAATACCAGGTCCTTCCGGCATCGATCGGATCTCCGCAGACCACGCAGGCACGCAAGCGCGGAGTCCATCCTGCAAGTGCCAATGCCCGCATCACATAGGAGTCTCCGATCGCATTCGAATCATGCGCATGTTTGGCAAGCGCATTCAACGCACCCAACACCAGCCGGTACTGCATCGTCATACGCTCGTGTTCGCCGGCCACGAGTTTGTCGGCGGTTTCGGCGATCACATTGGCTGCGGCATAGGCGCCATAGTCGGCGCAGATCGGTCCGGCATAGGCGGAAATCGATTCGGCCTGTGAGATCACATCAAGGGAGCGGCCTTCGGCTACCAGCACATCCACACGCATGAACGGTTCCAGACGCCCGCCGAACCGTGATTTGGTACGGCGCACACCTTTGGCAACGGCACGGATCTTGCCGTGGTCGCGCGTCAACAAGGTGATGATGCGATCGGCTTCACCGAGTTTTGCCGTGCGCAGCACGACTCCTTCGTCCTGATACAACGGCATGATGTGCACCTCCTTTCCGGATAATCGCCCTGCGTTGTCTTTTCCGGCCCCAGCGGATATCTCAGTAGATGAACAGTCCCCAGAAGGCGAAGACCAGCAGCACGTCCAGCATGGCGATAGCCGTCAGCCAGAACAATATGCGACCGAATCGTGTGGAGGCAAGCACCGGCTGCCGGCCGGAGACTATTTCCCTGATGGCGCCTTGACGTGGAGGCCATTGCGCAAGACCTCGACTGCCCGCCACTTCGATCAGTCTCATGAACACACGCGACCACGCCCAGACCACGGCCACGCAGACAATCTGGATGACGGGCCAACTCCAATACATCATGCCCGGATCCTCGGCTGGCGCACTGCCCCATGCCAATTTGACCACGCCCATGATCACTTCGCCCAGGCCCGCGAAGAACAATACCAATGTGGCCATGGTGGCGATGGTCAGCGTGACCAGCGCATTGCCGAAACCATGAGCGAACCCTAGGCGGTAACGACGCCGATGTGCGCGCGCCCAAATCTTACGGATCAACACCGCCAGCCATACCACCGCAATCGCCAGCAGCAACAACAGCATGCTGACATGCAATACGACCAGATAGATGGTCAGGCCTCGATTCGCCTTCAACTCGAGCGGTACCGCAATCGACTGGTACAGTTCGGCTCCGGCAACGCGTTCACTGGTCTGTGTCAGACCTTCCGTCGTGCCGACGGCCCAACTGATCACATCATTGACATAATCGTCGGCGAACGGCGTGCCGGTGTTCGCCTCGTCCCCCAGGCGCAACACATGATTGGCGATCGGGTAGCTGCGTACGGTCACGTCCCAGTTGCCGGCCTTGTGCGCCATATCCACGATTTTTTCGGTGCCTTCGACCTGTGCGGTCATCACATCCTTGGTACCGTAGGCCACCAGCGTCGGTATCGAATAGGCCTGCGGCACCAGCGTCTCGATATCGAAATTGGTCAGTCCGAACAGTTCCGGATCGATGTTGAAGACGCGACGCACGATCGACTGGTAGCCGTCATGCGCGCCAACCAGCGCGAAATCCTGCGCGGCGAGAAATCCCAACGAATGTCGTGGCGAGTAGACCATGGGGCTGAGGAGCACCTGAAACGCTACGTCATGATCCTGCTGCAGCAGATATGAGGAGATCCATGTGCTTTCGGAAGTCGCATAAATGCCGACCTTCGTCTCGCTGACATTGTCGAGGGAGCGCAGATATGTGATGACCTGATCGTAGATGGCGACCGATCCCGGATAATCACGAGTCGCATCATTGGTGGACCACACCGGCTTGTCGAGCACGGCTGTGACGAAGCCAGCGGAGGACAGATCGTAGGC encodes:
- a CDS encoding isoprenyl transferase, which encodes MAFENVDYKSLDIPAAPFSDPSIIPDFPKNKVPRHVGVIMDGNGRWAQQRGLIRTDGHQAAEPVVFDTIAGAIEAGVRYLSLYTFSTENWKRSPQEVRFLMGFSRDIIHRRVAQMDEWGVRVRWSGRRPKLWKSVIDELEVAQERTKNNKTIDVVFCLNYGGRAEIADACAAIAREVRDGRISGDRVTEKMIADHLYNPDIPDCDLVIRTSGEQRTSNFLPWEAAYAELDFVPELFPDCGREVLWRSISHYVDRDRRFGGVKK
- the recO gene encoding DNA repair protein RecO translates to MPLYQDEGVVLRTAKLGEADRIITLLTRDHGKIRAVAKGVRRTKSRFGGRLEPFMRVDVLVAEGRSLDVISQAESISAYAGPICADYGAYAAANVIAETADKLVAGEHERMTMQYRLVLGALNALAKHAHDSNAIGDSYVMRALALAGWTPRLRACVVCGDPIDAGRTWYFSIPAGGVMCSADHTPESTLIPWNTLCQMQALVDGDWGELDTAPLTAETRQLVEKWGEYYLERPIRSLRLLD
- a CDS encoding alpha/beta hydrolase family protein — protein: MNGVSHQERQLQTARPARAWSRGRRLMVSLPIFIILLGVLVSISNLTATTWNYEPTGQTIETLASDTAITFDDTTGKAVTQQGDYEVSQRYITIDAKQPSTGEIQKIKVLIREPKGAGGNRPGVVFMHGAGYGTCDNSFGDIAYDLSSAGFVTAVLDKPVWSTNDATRDYPGSVAIYDQVITYLRSLDNVSETKVGIYATSESTWISSYLLQQDHDVAFQVLLSPMVYSPRHSLGFLAAQDFALVGAHDGYQSIVRRVFNIDPELFGLTNFDIETLVPQAYSIPTLVAYGTKDVMTAQVEGTEKIVDMAHKAGNWDVTVRSYPIANHVLRLGDEANTGTPFADDYVNDVISWAVGTTEGLTQTSERVAGAELYQSIAVPLELKANRGLTIYLVVLHVSMLLLLLAIAVVWLAVLIRKIWARAHRRRYRLGFAHGFGNALVTLTIATMATLVLFFAGLGEVIMGVVKLAWGSAPAEDPGMMYWSWPVIQIVCVAVVWAWSRVFMRLIEVAGSRGLAQWPPRQGAIREIVSGRQPVLASTRFGRILFWLTAIAMLDVLLVFAFWGLFIY